In Massilia sp. METH4, the genomic window AAGAAGAAGTAATCGTAGTTCGCCTCGCCGCGCGCCCCCGGCCGCGCCGATACCAGCGTGTTGCCCAGGGTGTTCAGGTAATCGATGATCGGTGGATCGTCGAGGTAATCGCGGTTGAAGCGGATATCGCGCATGATTTCCTCGCCCAGCTTGCGCTCGATGACGGGCGACAGCGCCTCGCGCGAGGTATCGCCCAGGCTCGGCAGGCTCGGCACGTTGGTGGGCGCTTGTGCCTGCACGGCGGGTGCAAAGGACGAAACGGCGAGCGAAACGGCGAGGGAGGCCAGCAGGCGGCGGGGGAATCGGGTGGCGTTCACGGTGCTATGATACCTGTTCATTCAGTCACTAAGTATGCCGCGTATGTCCGAGCTCACCCACGAACTTACTCACTTCGATACCACCGGCCAAGCCCACATGGTCGACGTCGGCGCCAAGGCCGAAACCCACCGCATCGCCATCGCCACCGGCAGCATCCGGATGAAACCGGAAACGCTGGCCATCATTCTATCGGGAACCGCCAAGAAGGGGGACGTGCTGGGCATTGCCCGCATCGCGGCAATCATGGGTGCCAAGCGTACCAGCGATCTGATTCCGCTGTGCCATCCGCTGGCATTGACCCGGGTGACCGTGGATTTCGAGACCGACGAGGCCAATTCGTCCGTGCATTGCCGGGCGCAGGTGGAGACGTATGGGAAGACCGGGGTCGAGATGGAGGCGCTGACGGCCGTGCAGGTCGGGTTGCTGACCATTTATGATATGTGCAAGGCCGTGGATCGCGGGATGGTGATGAGCGAGATCCGCGTGCGGGAAAAGCATGGTGGGAAGAGCGGGGATTGGTCGGCTTGATCCATGAGCCGGCATAAGGATTCCGTTCGAGATCGATCAACGCAGTTCCTCCACTGTTGACAGAGTAGAGGTTCGAATGAGCAACGACAAGACAACTGGGCCGATTCTGCTGCGCAATACGATGGCGTTCGATCGCCAGCATGCGGATGACTTCAAGAAAGCGGTCGTCGACGCAGTCGCGTTTGCGCAGAAGCACGCTCCACAGCTGATGGTCCAGACGTATATCGATGATGAGAAGGGTCTCTGCTACAGCTTTCAGTTGTACCAGGATTCGGATGCGATTCTTCGTCACTGGCAAATATCGGATGCGAACATTGCGGAGGTCATGAAGTACTGCGTGGTTCGCAGCATGGAAGTATATGGAACGCCCAATGATGCCGTCCGAAAGGGGATCGTGGGTTCGGTGGGCGAAGCGAATGTGTCGTTCACGCCGGAGCTTGCCGGTTTTTTTCGTCTTGGGTGAACTGGCCACCAGTCGCCGCACGTGAACCGCGCCCCCGAGGCCGTACGCTGGCTCGGTCCGGACACTTTATTTTATGCCAGAAAGTCATTCCCTTCTGGCAATTAATCTTATAATCGTCCTGTTACCTTGACCAGGACAAGCAATGTCAGGCCCCACGCAGCGCGACCTTACACCTCAACAGTACACTTTCGACCAGATGAACCTGCAAGTCGGCATGCGGCTGCAGGTCATCACCCACCGGGCACTGCGCCCCGCGCAGAATTTTTCCAGCGTGATCGGGTGGGTCAAGGATGAGTACCTGATCATCAAGATCCCGTTCGAACAAGGGGCGCCGATCGCGCTGTACGAGGGCGACAAGCTGACCTTGCGGGTGTTCTCCGGCGTGAACGTGTGCTCGTTCGATACCATCGTCGAACGCATCTTCGGCAGGCCGCTGCTGTATGCGCACGTGGCCTTCCCCAAGCAGATCCAGGGTACCAGCCTGCGGATGGCGATGCGCGTCAAGGTCGATATTCCGGCGCAGGTGAAGACGGCGAGCGGGCACGAGCAGGTCGGCTTCCTCGTCAACCTGAGCGTTTCGGGGGCGCTGATGCATACGAAGCGGCCCATTCCCGAGGCGCCGGAACCCGTCGTCGTGCAGTTCACGCTGCTCACGGAGCCGGACAAGCGGCAGGTGATCGTCACCGTCAAGGCGTCGATCAAGAATGTCAGTGCGGCGGAAGCGGCGGCGGATGGGCGGCCAAGGTATGCCTACGGCATGCAATTCATCGATGTCGATCCGGGGCATTACATGATGCTGCAGAACCTGACGTACCAGGCGATGATCGCGGATCGGCAAAAGATCGTGTAAGAAGCCGTAAAAAAAACCGGGCTCGATAGCCCGGTTTCTTGTACTGCTGGAGGCAGATTACTGCTGTGCCTGTTGCTGAGCCTGCTGAGCGGCCGGAGCGCTGTTCTTCGTCAGTGCGCTGGCGAAGGTGGTGTTGGCGATGTTCGTCGTCACGGTCCAGCCCACTGCGGTGGCGGTGACTGCAGGTGCGAAGGTGATCGTGCGGCTGTCGACATCGGTGTGGATGCCGGTTGCCAGCGTCAGCACGATGGTGCCGTCGGTCACGGCGGCCGAAGCGACTTCCTTGGTGGCGGCGAAGGTCGGGATGCCGTTTGCGCCGGTGTCGCAATCGGTCGTGGTACCGCCAGCTTCCTGGATGCACAGGGCAACGGAAGACTTCAGGGAATCGGCGGCGGTCACGGCGTTACCCAGCTTGGCCTTCGTCGAGTAGTTGCTGTACTGCGGAATTGCCACGGCAGCCAGGATGCCGATGATCGCCACGACGATCATCAGTTCGATCAGGGTGAAACCGCCTTGGGCTTTCTGGTTCATGGATTTCATGGTGTTGCTCCTTCAAAAGAAACGTAACGGGTTGGGATGATTGATGTAGAGCAATCCGCGTGCCAGCCCGGTTTGCGCCGCTTCCTACCCGAAATCCGCCGTTTGTGGCAGTTCCGTTAGGAAACAGTGACATTTTTCGTCACTTGCATGTTCGTAGATTGTCACATGGACCTGCAAAAAGCGTCATCTGACGATTTTCGTCAGACCAACCGGAACGCCATCCGGGTGCCGGACAGGTCCAGCACGTCGCCGTCCGCCAGTGCCTGCGGCAACTTGCCGAGCGGCGCATCGTTCAGCAGCGGAATGCGCTCGCCCTCGGCATGGACAGCGGCGTAGCCTGCTTCCGTGCGGTTGATGACCACGACCTGCACGCCGGCGCGGCCCAGGCTGGTCTGCATCTTGGTCAATTCCAGTACCCGGCCGGCATTGCTGCCGTTCAGCACCTCGATGCGGGCCGTCGGCAGCGTGGCCGGCGTAGCGGGAAGGCCGCTGATGGGGCGGATGCCGTCCGCCACGAATTCGATGCTGTATTTCGCCAGCTTGACCGTGTCGCCATGGCGCAGGTGATGCTTGCTTACCCGCTGGCCGTTCACGAACGTGCCATTCGTGGAATACAGGTCTTCCAGGAAGGAATCGTCGAGGATGGTCGTGATCGCGGCATGGTCGCCGCTGACGGTCGGATGTTCGAGCACGATGTCGTTGTGCGGGTGGCGGCCGATCGTCATGCGCTCCTTCGTGAGCTGCACGGTCTTTTCCAGCACCCCGTCGCGGGAAATCAGGATTTTTGCCAACCAACCACCTCCGGAAGCCAACTGTTTGCGAGGTCCGGGACGGTACGGCGGTCCCGCACCCCGGCGTTGTAAAAATTCGGGGCGGTACGGCGCTCCGGCTGTCCCTGTTGTAAAAATTCGGGGACTGTCCCTGTTGTAAAAATCGGGGCGGTACGGCGCTCCGGCAGCCCCTGTGTTGTATTGCGACCAGCTCAGCAGGGAGCTCACCCCAGCCACAAAAAAGAACGGGGGCCGCAGCCCCCGTCATTATCGAACAACGTCCGAAATTACAGCATTGCCTTCAGCAGGCGAGCCATTTCCGACGGGTTCTTCGTCGCTTTGATGCCGCATTCTTCCATGATGGCGAGCTTGGCTTCAGCCGTGTCGGCGCCGCCGGAGATCAGCGCGCCGGCGTGGCCCATGCGCTTGCCCGGAGGCGCGGTCACGCCAGCGATGAAGCCGACGACCGGCTTCTTCATGTTGTCCTTGACCCAACGCGCGGCGTTGGCTTCGTCCGGACCGCCGATCTCGCCGATCATGATCACGGCGTCCGTTTCCGGATCGTCGTTGAACATCTTCATGATGTCGATGTGCTTCAGGCCGTTGATCGGGTCGCCGCCGATGCCGACTGCCGACGATTGGCCCAGGCCCAGCGCGGTCAGCTGGCCCACGGCTTCATAGGTCAGCGTGCCCGAACGGGACACGACGCCGATACGGCCCTTGCGGTGGATGTGGCCAGGCATGATGCCGATCTTGATTTCGTCCGGGGTGATCAGGCCTGGGCAGTTCGGGCCCAGCAGCAGGGTCTTCGAACCGGCCTTGGCCATGCGATCCTTGATTTCCATCATGTCACGGACAGGGATGCCTTCGGTGATGCAAATCGCCAGTTCCAGCTCGGCTTCGACCGCTTCCCAGATCGCGGCGGCGGCGCCTGCGGGCGGCACGTAGATCACGGAAACGGTTGCACCGGTTTCCGAAGCAGCTTCCTTCACGGAACCGAAGATTGGGATGCCTTCGAAGTCTTCGCCGGCTTTCTTCGGGTTCACGCCTGCCACGAAAGCGTTCTTGCCGTTCGCGTAGTCGCGGCACATGCGGGTGTGGAACTGGCCGGTCTTGCCGGTGATGCCCTGGGTGATGACTTTGGTGTCTTTATTGATCAGAATAGACATGTTGGTTCCTTAATTAAGCTTGACCGGCTGCAGCGGCAACAACGCTCTTGGCTGCGTCTTCCATGGTGTCGGCGGCGATGATCGGCAGGCCGGAGTCGGCCAGCATCTTCTTGCCCAGATCTTCGTTGGTGCCCTTCATGCGCA contains:
- the moaC gene encoding cyclic pyranopterin monophosphate synthase MoaC, which translates into the protein MSELTHELTHFDTTGQAHMVDVGAKAETHRIAIATGSIRMKPETLAIILSGTAKKGDVLGIARIAAIMGAKRTSDLIPLCHPLALTRVTVDFETDEANSSVHCRAQVETYGKTGVEMEALTAVQVGLLTIYDMCKAVDRGMVMSEIRVREKHGGKSGDWSA
- a CDS encoding flagellar brake protein; translation: MSGPTQRDLTPQQYTFDQMNLQVGMRLQVITHRALRPAQNFSSVIGWVKDEYLIIKIPFEQGAPIALYEGDKLTLRVFSGVNVCSFDTIVERIFGRPLLYAHVAFPKQIQGTSLRMAMRVKVDIPAQVKTASGHEQVGFLVNLSVSGALMHTKRPIPEAPEPVVVQFTLLTEPDKRQVIVTVKASIKNVSAAEAAADGRPRYAYGMQFIDVDPGHYMMLQNLTYQAMIADRQKIV
- a CDS encoding pilin, coding for MKSMNQKAQGGFTLIELMIVVAIIGILAAVAIPQYSNYSTKAKLGNAVTAADSLKSSVALCIQEAGGTTTDCDTGANGIPTFAATKEVASAAVTDGTIVLTLATGIHTDVDSRTITFAPAVTATAVGWTVTTNIANTTFASALTKNSAPAAQQAQQQAQQ
- a CDS encoding FHA domain-containing protein yields the protein MAKILISRDGVLEKTVQLTKERMTIGRHPHNDIVLEHPTVSGDHAAITTILDDSFLEDLYSTNGTFVNGQRVSKHHLRHGDTVKLAKYSIEFVADGIRPISGLPATPATLPTARIEVLNGSNAGRVLELTKMQTSLGRAGVQVVVINRTEAGYAAVHAEGERIPLLNDAPLGKLPQALADGDVLDLSGTRMAFRLV
- the sucD gene encoding succinate--CoA ligase subunit alpha; translation: MSILINKDTKVITQGITGKTGQFHTRMCRDYANGKNAFVAGVNPKKAGEDFEGIPIFGSVKEAASETGATVSVIYVPPAGAAAAIWEAVEAELELAICITEGIPVRDMMEIKDRMAKAGSKTLLLGPNCPGLITPDEIKIGIMPGHIHRKGRIGVVSRSGTLTYEAVGQLTALGLGQSSAVGIGGDPINGLKHIDIMKMFNDDPETDAVIMIGEIGGPDEANAARWVKDNMKKPVVGFIAGVTAPPGKRMGHAGALISGGADTAEAKLAIMEECGIKATKNPSEMARLLKAML